A DNA window from Engystomops pustulosus chromosome 6, aEngPut4.maternal, whole genome shotgun sequence contains the following coding sequences:
- the NCOA6 gene encoding nuclear receptor coactivator 6 isoform X1, with translation MDSKCPDPGDTAERSLSPAEGEHPRDNDSGIEDELKEDDCDSTIFVSFKGDIGDRDLQRKLDNILRGVPGLISMESNHLKLRKVEPWNSVRVTFNIPREAAERLRLLAQGNNQQLRDLGILSVQIEGEGAINLALAQNPPQEVRMNGPVAASANAMRLDPSFAVQNRAGLVRMNNPATASMMPQGPHVSSAMMAASGSAELQPRTPRPPSQQDMMDPFGSGLNAQSQNHPSSSMAPQMHPMQGVVANRPVNPANFQQFQQQARLPQHQQVSQGLRPAFATPAQVPVPPGWNQLASGALQPPPAQASMGTVASNPQWKKSGLGGGPLQQQQQFSQRPSLSTGQTPSHPPPPYPFGSQQASQVHSNFPSMANSNQFSSPPMKPMQGAPARVLTPLQQPHLSKSPASSPSSFQQSSPASSPTVNQTQQQAMGPKAGQGGTLPQGFQQQPVSSPGRSGMMPQGSSAGNFMMQQNQGPQNIHAGVPKRLPPNFLQGQTAPSAAGSPAGSGAVQQQANPAGQATGGQMNGASHNQMQGSHGGPNLMQTNLIGLHNNLNNQQASGGVGVGQVSIGGLHGQPQQGPQSQILGMHQQIISSQGQMVNLQGQAPLNTQGQLVLSRNQLMSQGQMLGASQNLGQAPQRMTPPKQMIPPHNQMMVSQGQAVMQQNPVMEQIMQGNKQGFGNQNPAGVMAGPSQLVRGPTPGLVNNMLQFQGQSISQQGTAGGNPPQGVNMQGQVLRQTGAGQHLQQAHADPTAQAGSDLGAMLNDITMQQQGNMAAQHLQNIPGNGGPGQHFPGHGLQFASAFGQGGNANQLSCGQNSAFPVNKDVTLTSPLLVNLLQSDISTGHFGMNNKQNNAAKPKKKKPPRKKKNQQGEEHMSTSETRMDDSDQTGMVGEQLGNLDAGQKLSDFTTRPPGYPAQGMEQRPLQQLPPQLMQLGQQQGQSVQTPPQQMMMMLMMQQQQQQQQQQQQQQDQKPVKLPLQQNIFNPRAAMNPDAQRMPMTQGGNLPVMVNLQGSGSIPPSPDKPRMSMVPSASLGSNGRKMGFPESGQNQSGSPLGEGSSVAPLPDIPDLPAASGAQGNMAPHLLISQNPMMMAGTKPGAASALSLGQGTSPQQQHSNTMAGSHGHHYQSVQTPSQSSRPKTPNRASPRPYYPQTPNNRPPSTEPSEISLSPERLNASIAGLFPPQINIPLPPRPTLSRGFDQQGLNPTTLKAIGQAPPGLAMNSQPFGQHANKIDNGSGKPNAGANKRSSPSNSRRSSPASSRKTTPSPGRQNSKTAKMMLGGPQTPGVLHNMEMQRSMVTNQVSVQNPVPPPTGQYPPISIPSAAAITEEMKESPNAIPESDPQTLQMVPKEQVTADFKGDLRMPPSEELPKRDALYTDVPKPPGGEDLSDVSAAMRDAPTSLSQLLDHSNAPNVNMKPPNPAPETSPEEPKTELSTLSSDGPNKEAHCITNPQQYPEPAQSRLDPAEPNANVPLNLPGTSLKRPAGPTTVSNALPQSQITVFVTSNPITTSASVSAPMASHLQPTLVPTVVTMPNVGNKVIVSEGQASVQPNSRPQFITPVFFNSSSIIQVMKGSQQSNIPTSNTNLMPQSVAVVGPLHISQNIQFPGPPSSSAPTSSSTSLPTTRPGLISPVQTTPQISPSQSSSPLPSAPIQNSSENIGSQVGKAPELSSPATLQPTTSPALDNNLDTTTSKFLSAPVVGNAMEGAKDVPDDVASSVPECTDASSGSGGTTEQGGQITSESSGTSAASKDLLGPVANAPVDLLTCPSPDALMLAEKSSEATLAEQISTTFDETVPEQILETAPSENTGQEEGAVSDKQPGPDTVDPESQDTMEIEPAERSRPPSRRNSRAEEFPVTQDGVESGQRKRSARPSTASVSTKESGASPPQPKRRKSK, from the exons aTGGACTCAAAATGTCCTGACCCAGGAGACACAGCAGAAAGATCTCTCTCTCCTGCTGAAGGTGAACACCCAAGGGACAACGACTCCGGCATTGAAGATGAATTAAAAGAAGACGACTGCGATTCCACCATTTTTGTATCATTCAAAGGGGACATTGGAGACAGAGACCTCCAGAGAAAACTAGATAACATATTGCGAGGAGTGCCTGGTCTTATCAGCATGG AGTCCAACCATCTAAAACTTAGAAAAGTGGAGCCATGGAATAGCGTCCGGGTCACATTCAACATCCCCAGAGAAGCCGCAGAGCGCCTGCGCCTCCTGGCCCAGGGCAACAACCAGCAGCTGCGAGATTTGGGAATTCTGTCCGTCCAGATTGAAG GAGAAGGTGCTATTAACCTGGCATTGGCCCAAAATCCTCCTCAAGAGGTGAGGATGAATGGCCCTGTGGCAGCAAGTGCAAATGCCATGAGGCTTGATCCAAGCTTTGCAGTGCAAAATAGAGCAG GCTTAGTCAGGATGAACAACCCAGCAACAGCCTCCATGATGCCCCAGGGTCCCCACGTTTCCTCCGCCATGATGGCTGCCAGTGGAAGCGCTGAGCTTCAGCCAAGAACTCCCAGACCTCCTTCACAACAGG ATATGATGGATCCTTTTGGGTCTGGCTTGAATGCTCAGTCGCAGAATCACCCCTCCAGTTCCATGGCTCCCCAGATGCACCCCATGCAAGGGGTTGTCGCTAATCGTCCTGTTAATCCAGCCAACTTTCAACAGTTTCAACAGCAGGCTCGTCTACCCCAACACCAGCAAGTATCCCAAGGCCTGCGCCCTGCTTTTGCCACACCCGCACAAGTTCCTGTGCCCCCAGGCTGGAATCAATTGGCATCGGGAGCTCTGCAGCCACCTCCAGCCCAAGCAAGTATGGGGACAGTTGCCTCCAACCCACAGTGGAAGAAATCTGGTCTGGGTGGAGGTCCATTACAGCAACAACAGCAGTTTTCTCAGAGGCCATCACTGTCCACAGGGCAAACGCCTTCTCATCCCCCACCTCCATATCCATTTGGCAGCCAGCAGGCATCACAAGTTCACTCCAATTTCCCTTCCATGGCCAATTCCAATCAGTTCAGCTCACCTCCAATGAAGCCAATGCAGGGAGCACCGGCACGAGTGCTCACTCCATTGCAGCAGCCCCATCTCTCCAAGTCTCCTGCTTCATCTCCTTCCTCCTTTCAGCAAAGCTCTCCTGCCTCCTCCCCTACAGTGAACCAAACACAACAGCAGGCCATGGGACCAAAGGCAGGACAGGGCGGCACATTGCCTCAGGGGTTCCAGCAGCAGCCTGTCAGCTCTCCGGGACGCAGCGGCATGATGCCACAGGGCAGCAGCGCAGGAAACTTTATGATGCAGCAGAATCAGGGTCCACAGAATATTCACGCAG GGGTTCCCAAAAGGCTTCCACCAAATTTTCTGCAGGGACAAACTGCTCCCAGCGCTGCAGGGTCACCGGCCGGCAGCGGAGCAGTGCAGCAGCAGGCAAACCCTGCCGGACAGGCAACAG GGGGTCAGATGAATGGAGCTTCTCACAATCAAATGCAAGGATCTCACGGTGGCCCTAATCTCATGCAGACCAACCTGATAGGACTTCATAACAATCTGAATAACCAGCAAGCGAGCGGAGGAGTCGGAGTCGGCCAAGTCAGTATTGGCGGCTTGCACGGTCAGCCACAACAAGGACCACAATCTCAGATTCTTGGCATGCACCAGCAGATAATATCCTCCCAAGGTCAGATGGTCAATCTTCAAGGGCAAGCCCCTCTGAACACACAGGGACAGCTGGTCCTTTCAAGAAATCAGCTTATGTCACAAGGACAGATGTTGGGAGCCTCTCAGAATCTGGGCCAAGCCCCACAGAGAATGACCCCTCCTAAGCAAATGATTCCCCCACACAACCAGATGATGGTGTCCCAAGGTCAGGCCGTAATGCAACAGAATCCTGTAATGGAGCAGATTATGCAAGGAAATAAACAGGGATTTGGTAACCAAAACCCTGCAGGTGTGATGGCGGGACCGAGTCAGCTAGTGAGGGGACCCACTCCCGGACTGGTCAACAATATGTTACAGTTCCAAGGGCAGAGCATATCGCAGCAGGGCACAGCGGGGGGTAATCCTCCACAGGGTGTCAATATGCAGGGTCAGGTCCTCCGACAGACCGGAGCGGGCCAGCATCTACAACAGGCACATGCTGACCCCACAGCTCAGGCCGGGAGTGACCTAGGTGCTATGCTGAATGACATTACCATGCAGCAACAAGGAAACATGGCTGCACAACACCTGCAGAACATACCAGGCAATGGTGGCCCCGGCCAACACTTTCCAGGACACGGCCTACAATTTGCCTCGGCGTTCGGTCAGGGAGGAAACGCAAACCAGCTTTCCTGCGGTCAAAACTCAGCTTTCCCGGTTAATAAAGACGTTACCCTGACCAGCCCCCTCCTGGTGAATCTTCTCCAGAGCGACATCTCCACCGGACACTTTGGTATGAACAACAAACAGAATAACGCCGCCAAACCTAAGAAGAAGAAGCCGCCAAGGAAGAAGAAGAACCAACAAGGAGAGGAACATATGAG CACCAGCGAGACTCGTATGGACGACTCGGATCAGACAGGCATGGTTGGTGAGCAGCTGGGAAACCTAGACGCTGGTCAGAAGCTTTCAGATTTCACAACCCGCCCGCCAG GGTATCCGGCGCAAGGTATGGAGCAGAGACCGCTTCAGCAGCTTCCTCCTCAGTTAATGCAGCTAGGACAGCAACAAGGTCAGAGCGTGCAGACCCCTCCAcaacagatgatgatgatgttgatgatgcagcaacaacaacaacaacaacagcagcagcaacagcaacAAGACCAGAAGCCAGTGAAGCTTCCCTTACAACAAAATATTTTCAATCCCCGGGCAGCTATGAACCCTGATGCTCAAAGGATGCCCATGACGCAAGGTGGTAACCTGCCTGTAATGGTAAATTTACAGGGTTCTGGTTCCATACCACCTTCTCCAGACAAGCCAAGGATGTCCATGGTGCCCAGTGCGTCATTGGGAAGCAATGGTAGAAAGATGGGATTCCCAGAAAGTGGGCAGAATCAGTCTGGCTCACCTCTAGGTGAGGGATCTTCAGTCGCTCCACTCCCTGACATTCCTGACCTCCCTGCAGCATCTGGAGCCCAAGGCAACATGGCTCCACACTTGCTTATTTCTCAAAATCCAATGATGATGGCTGGCACCAAGCCAGGAGCTGCTTCTGCGCTCTCTCTGGGACAAGGTACAAGCCCCCAACAGCAGCACTCCAACACTATGGCCGGCAGTCATGGGCACCATTACCAAAGTGTTCAGACTCCCTCACAGTCATCAAGGCCTAAGACACCCAATAGAGCCAGCCCCAGACCTTATTACCCCCAGACCCCCAACAACCGTCCTCCTAGCACAGAGCCCTCAGAGATAAGCCTCTCCCCAGAAAGACTGAATGCCTCCATAGCCGGTCTCTTTCCTCCTCAGATTAATATTCCATTACCTCCCAGACCTACACTTAGTCGAGGTTTCGATCAGCAAGGCTTGAACCCAACTACTCTAAAAGCCATAGGACAGGCTCCTCCTGGCCTTGCCATGAACAGTCAGCCTTTCGGTCAGCATGCAAATAAGATCGATAATGGTTCAGGAAAACCCAATGCCGGTGCCAACAAGCGATCAAGCCCGAGCAACAGCAGGCGTTCAAGTCCTGCATCAAGTCGTAAAACAACACCAAGTCCTGGAAGGCAGAATTCAAAGACTGCAAAAATGATGCTTGGAGGACCACAAACCCCTGGTGTCCTACACAATATGGAAATGCAGAGGAGCATGGTGACCAACCAGGTGTCTGTACAAAACCCTGTTCCACCTCCAACTGGACAATATCCTCCTATTTCTATACCAAGTGCAGCGGCCATTACTGAGGAGATGAAAGAAAGCCCAAATGCGATTCCAGAGAGTGACCCACAGACACTTCAGATGGTTCCTAAAGAACAGGTCACAGCAGATTTTAAAGGAGACCTGAGGATGCCACCATCAGAAGAGCTTCCTAAGAGAGATGCACTGTACACGGATGTCCCCAAACCTCCGGGTGGTGAAGACTTGTCTGACGTTTCTGCTGCTATGAGAGACGCTCCAACGTCATTGAGTCAATTACTTGACCACTCAAATGCCCCCAATGTAAATATGAAGCCCCCAAATCCAGCTCCTGAAACATCCCCAGAAGAACCAAAAACAGAACTTTCCACGTTGTCCAGTGATGGACCCAATAAAGAGGCACATTGTATCACCAACCCACAGCAGTACCCAGAACCTGCTCAGTCCAGGTTAGATCCAGCAGAACCTAATGCTAACGTACCGCTGAACCTCCCTGGTACATCCCTGAAGAGGCCTGCCGGTCCAACTACTGTTTCCAACGCTTTGCCTCAAAGCCAGATTACAGTTTTTGTGACATCAAATCCTATCACCACCTCTGCCAGTGTCTCGGCCCCCATGGCATCTCATCTGCAGCCCACTTTGGTGCCGACTGTGGTCACCATGCCCAATGTAGGGAATAAAGTAATCGTATCTGAAGGACAGGCCTCTGTGCAGCCTAATAGTCGGCCCCAGTTTATCACTCCGGTCTTCTTCAACTCTTCATCCATCATCCAGGTAATGAAAGGATCTCAGCAAAGTAATATCCCGACTTCCAACACTAACTTGATGCCCCAGTCGGTTGCTGTTGTGGGACCTTTGCATATTTCTCAAAATATTCAGTTTCCCGGACCCCCTTCTTCTTCTGCTCCTACTAGTAGTAGCACGAGCTTACCTACCACCCGACCAGGCCTCATAAGCCCGGTACAAACTACACCCCAAATTTCTCCATCCCAGTCGTCTTCCCCTCTGCCGTCTGCCCCCATACAGAACAGCTCGGAAAATATTGGGTCCCAAGTGGGAAAAGCTCCAGAATTGTCTTCTCCGGCAACGTTACAACCTACAACATCGCCGGCGCTGGACAACAACCTGGACACTACTACAAGCAAGTTCTTATCTGCACCAGTTGTAGGAAACGCCATGGAGGGTGCCAAGGACGTCCCAGATGATGTTGCCTCTTCAGTTCCTGAATGCACGGATGCCAGCAGCGGCTCTGGTGGCACCACAGAGCAAGGTGGTCAGATAACTTCTGAGAGCAGTGGTACTTCTGCTGCTTCCAAGGATCTTTTGGGCCCTGTAGCGAACGCTCCTGTTGACCTCCTGACTTGCCCTTCACCTGATGCCCTGATGTTGGCTGAAAAGAGCAGCGAAGCTACGCTGGCAGAACAGATCAGCACCACTTTCGACGAAACCGTTCCTGAACAGATCTTAGAAACAG CTCCTTCCGAGAACACAGGGCAGGAGGAAGGAGCAGTCAGTGACAAGCAACCTGGCCCAGACACAGTAG atCCAGAGTCGCAAGATACCATGGAAAT AGAACCAGCTGAGCGCTCACGGCCTCCGAGCCGAAGAAATTCTAGAGCGGAGGAGTTTCCTGTAACCCAAGATGGCGTGGAGAGCGGACAGCGGAAGCGTTCAGCGCGTCCCAGCACTGCATCCGTCTCAACGAAAG AATCTGGAGCCAGCCCCCCTCAACCCAAACGGAGGAAGTCCAAGTAA